A segment of the Devriesea agamarum genome:
AGGAACGGTTTTGACATCGCCAATGAGGTACCAGGAGGCCGCTTTATTTATCAGGCCGTAGGGGTCAACAAGGAGCTGTGTACTTACTAGCTCTCCGCTTCGTCGGTAGCGGAGACGGATACGGCGTCGATTACGTGCGGCCTCTAGCAAGTCGTGCAGGTCCATATTGTGTTCGTTGGAAAACCATCCCGACGAATCAATGCGCAGGACGTCTGCCAGAGGTAAAGCTTCATCGTGGGGCATCCGGGATGCGGCGGCAGCAAGTTTTTGTTGGGTCTGGGCGCTCACGTTGCCGAGGCCGATCTGTGCGAGTGTGCTCGGAATAATGCCAGTCGTGGTTAAGAGTTGAATTTCGGCGGGGTTGAGTCGTGCCAGGTCTAGCCGGGCTCGCCTATCTAAGACGATGGCTCCATATCGACCCCGCTCAGTGCGGATAGGTGCGCCTGCGGCTGATAACGCCTCGACATCTCGCAGGATAGTGCGTTGAGATACCTCGAACCGACGGGCTAGTTCTCTGCTCGTTAATCGGTCATGGGTCTGCAAGAGCAACAGCATGGACAGCAGGCGGGCTGATTTCACGGGCC
Coding sequences within it:
- a CDS encoding helix-turn-helix transcriptional regulator, which produces MKSARLLSMLLLLQTHDRLTSRELARRFEVSQRTILRDVEALSAAGAPIRTERGRYGAIVLDRRARLDLARLNPAEIQLLTTTGIIPSTLAQIGLGNVSAQTQQKLAAAASRMPHDEALPLADVLRIDSSGWFSNEHNMDLHDLLEAARNRRRIRLRYRRSGELVSTQLLVDPYGLINKAASWYLIGDVKTVPRMFKASRIETYEVLQEQADLRAGQTLTSVWDRLMDEFSPARAVTIHAKLRATRLDLARRILGSRIINIAETQGEWVQITLAYPEMESVRQLLQFGDHIQVISPPDAVRRIHDLACHLAQAHPSP